In Phragmites australis chromosome 16, lpPhrAust1.1, whole genome shotgun sequence, one DNA window encodes the following:
- the LOC133895911 gene encoding ABC transporter G family member 14-like: MALQLEHDEHQTAGGGDHRATPPPPPNMLTFSSSSSSSVSFTSAATITPTATTNPSGAVVHPSTSSPPPSSTTARLRPTANSYPLVLKFEEVVCKVKLRQPAGGWCEMLSAAASVTVGGGDGRKKKLPAAGSAREKTIISGMSGVVRPGEMLAMLGPSGSGKTTLLTALGGRHGSRALLSGKITYNGQPFSGAVKRRTGFVTQHDVLYPHLTVAETLWYTALLRLPRSLGAGEKRAQVEAVVRELGLTKVAHSMVGGVRGVRGLSGGERKRVSIGLEMLVDPSLLLLDEPTSGLDSTTAARIVGTLRRMAAEGGRTVVVTIHQPSSRLYHMFDKVLLLSADGCPVYYGRAADALSYFASVGFASPLSLNPADLMLDLANGIALQTTNGDGEGGEARMAAVTGGSESEHKEVRAKLAGAYERQIAPAVKLDVCARETAVSASSGGGQVASRRGSSSAEWTTGWWRQFLVLLQRGLKERRHESFNKLRIFQVLSVATLAGLLWWRTPAAHLQDRTALIFFFSVFWGFFPLYNAVFTFPLERPMLLKERSSGMYRLSSYFAARSATDLPMELGLPTAFVLILYWMGGLEPSPGPFLLSLAVVLYSVLVAQSLGLAIGAVLMDVKQGTTLASVITMIFLIAGGYYVQHIPPFVAWLRWLNYSFYCYRLLLGIQFPGGGGYYECDGAGGRHALCPVAEFPAIKAVGLDNHWVDVCVMALLLVGYRVIAYIALDRLKPR; the protein is encoded by the exons ATGGCGCTGCAGCTGGAGCATGATGAGCACCAGACAGCAGGAGGTGGTGACCACCGAGcaacacctcctcctcctccgaacATGCTCACCTttagtagcagcagcagcagcagtgtcTCTTTTACTTCTGCTGCTACCATCACACCCACTGCCACCACCAACCCCTCTGGCGCCGTCGTCCATCCCAGCACCTCAAGCCCCCCGCCGTCGTCGACCACCGCCCGCCTCCGCCCCACAGCCAACTCCTACCCTCTCGTCCTCAAG TTCGAGGAAGTGGTGTGCAAGGTGAAGCTCCGGCAGCCGGCGGGCGGATGGTGCGAGATGCTGTCAGCGGCGGCGAGCGTGACAGTCGGCGGCGGGgatgggaggaagaagaagctaccGGCGGCGGGTTCGGCGCGGGAGAAAACGATCATCAGCGGAATGTCCGGGGTGGTGCGGCCTGGGGAGATGCTGGCGATGCTGGGCCCGTCCGGGAGCGGCAAGACGACACTGCTGACGGCGCTGGGCGGGCGGCACGGCAGCCGGGCGCTGCTGTCGGGGAAGATCACCTACAATGGGCAGCCCTTCTCGGGCGCCGTGAAGCGGCGCACCGGGTTCGTGACGCAGCACGACGTGCTGTACCCGCACCTGACCGTGGCCGAGACGCTGTGGTACACGGCGCTGCTGCGGCTGCCGCGCTCGCTAGGCGCCGGCGAGAAGCGGGCGCAGGTGGAGGCCGTGGTGCGGGAGCTGGGGCTCACCAAGGTCGCGCACAGCATGGTCGGCGGCGTCCGCGGCGTGCGCGGGCTGTCCGGCGGCGAGCGCAAGCGCGTCAGCATCGGGCTCGAGATGCTCGTCGACCCCAGCCTGCTGCTCCTCGACGAGCCCACCTCCGGGCTCGactccaccaccgccgccagGATCGTCGGCACGCTCCGGCGGATGGCGGCCGAGGGCGGCCGTACCGTGGTGGTCACCATCCACCAGCCGTCGTCGCGGTTGTACCACATGTTCGACAAGGTGCTGCTGCTGTCCGCCGACGGGTGCCCCGTCTACTACGGCCGCGCCGCCGACGCGCTCTCATACTTCGCCTCGGTCGGCTTCGCCTCGCCGCTCTCCCTCAACCCTGCTGATCTCATGCTCGACCTCGCCAACG GTATCGCATTGCAGACGACGAatggcgacggcgagggcgGCGAGGCGAGGATGGCGGCGGTGACCGGAGGCAGCGAGAGCGAGCACAAGGAGGTGAGGGCGAAGCTGGCGGGCGCGTACGAGCGTCAAATTGCGCCAGCGGTGAAGCTGGACGTCTGCGCCCGGGAGACGGCGGTGTCGGCGTCGTCGGGCGGCGGGCAGGTGGCGTCGCGTCGCGGTTCGTCCTCGGCGGAGTGGACGACCGGGTGGTGGAGACAGTTCCTGGTGCTGCTCCAGCGCGGGCTCAAGGAGCGTCGGCACGAGTCGTTCAACAAGCTGCGCATCTTCCAGGTGCTGAGCGTGGCGACCCTGGCGGGGCTTCTGTGGTGGCGCACGCCGGCGGCGCACCTGCAGGACCGGACAgcgctcatcttcttcttctccgttTTCTGGGGCTTCTTCCCGCTCTACAACGCCGTGTTCACGTTCCCGCTGGAGCGCCCCATGCTGCTCAAGGAGCGGTCGTCGGGGATGTACCGGCTGTCGTCCTACTTCGCCGCGCGCTCCGCCACCGACCTGCCCATGGAGCTCGGCCTGCCCACCGCGTTCGTGCTCATCCTCTACTGGATGGGCGGGCTGGAACCGAGCCCCGggcccttcctcctctccctcgccGTCGTGCTCTACAGCGTGCTCGTCGCGCAGAGCCTCGGGCTCGCCATCGGCGCCGTGCTCATGGACGTCAAGCAGGGCACCACGCTCGCGTCCGTCATCACCATGATCTTCCTCATCGCCGGCGGGTACTACGTGCAGCACATCCCGCCGTTCGTGGCCTGGCTCAGGTGGCTCAACTACAGCTTCTACTGCTACCGCCTCCTGCTCGGAATACAGTTCCCCGGCGGCGGTGGGTACTACGAGTgcgacggcgccggcggccgccaCGCGCTGTGCCCAGTCGCCGAGTTCCCGGCGATCAAGGCCGTGGGGCTCGACAACCACTGGGTCGACGTCTGCGTCATGGCGCTGCTGCTCGTTGGGTATCGCGTCATCGCCTACATCGCCTTGGACCGCCTCAAGCCGAGGTGA
- the LOC133895912 gene encoding uncharacterized protein LOC133895912, with protein sequence MMARAATPARRPPSAKAAASSHPAAPALLPSGRVSLAARGVSSRPHPPAGTPSARLALPAAPRGLPAPPRKRACACSPTTHPGSFRCALHRGQGQGGRLPSSAPVSSRLSDARRPSMASPLVRIAAVEGGDHVRRALASLVRPPWQQHHRRRAAFHPRPSRLSAMSAASDDEPSP encoded by the coding sequence ATGATGGCGAGAGCCGCCACGCCGGCCCGGCGGCCGCCGAGCGCCAAGGCGGCGGCATCTTCGCACCCCGCCGCGCCGGCGCTCCTTCCCAGTGGCCGCGTCAGCCTCGCCGCCCGCGGGGTCAGCTCGCGTCCGCACCCACCGGCCGGCACCCCATCCGCCCGCCTCGCGCTTCCCGCGGCGCCTAGAGGCCTCCCAGCCCCGCCACGGAAGCGCGCGTGCGCGTGCTCGCCCACGACGCACCCGGGCTCGTTCCGCTGCGCCCTGCACAGGGGGCAAGGGCAAGGAGGCCGCCTCCCCTCCTCCGCGCCGGTGTCGAGCAGGCTGAGCGACGCGCGGCGGCCGTCGATGGCCAGCCCGCTGGTGCGCATCGCGGCAGTGGAGGGCGGCGACCACGTCAGGCGCGCGCTGGCGTCCCTCGTCCGCCCTCCCTGGCAGCAGCACcatcgccgccgcgccgccttcCACCCGCGGCCCAGCCGCCTCTCCGCCATGTCCGCGGCATCGGACGACGAGCCATCGCCATGA